A DNA window from Tenuifilaceae bacterium CYCD contains the following coding sequences:
- a CDS encoding sensor histidine kinase: protein MRVGDYDSGCIMAKRLIQFCNKEVKSPPVNSLLCEGYNYLGVYNSEMRNIDSSIVCYKRAIEQACYSSKPSQIANLYINIADVYTQKSDYVSSVYYYRRALQVSDSLKIVDQLAFPIYFGLGQAYFGIAEYDLSDRYFRQAEKGLENRTLSEKFTFCNNRGNYYYYKGEYDAALPWFQRARELVLPHGYKFHIALCEGNLGDILCKLNQFDSAYYYLNNSYSYFKSINHYPFLYYLATVNAELALKQGNPKLAEQWILQYSKTDGIDPQFIALRNKLMQQYCYNVAKYRQAYDYLLRNVQIDDSIRSERVKGRVAELDMRYKQDTLLLRKNLLIQEQQTDLENLRLTKYFWISVFVVFLLIGTFTFLYLRKKNDLLRLKHLNQISKLRMESVRSRISPHFVFNVLNHEIISEKNEAERSELRGLVKLLRHSLEVTESLCVPLSKELDFVKTYINIERNSLGDDFVLQWEVDERIDCDGFMLPSMIVQIPVENAIKHALRGMDGQKELRVAVAGMEYGVAISITDNGVGFNRAPVERKGTGTGLKVIYQTIELLNAQNEQKIEFSISAADNSANGTKVSIYIPKNYSYQI, encoded by the coding sequence ATGAGAGTAGGCGACTACGATTCTGGATGTATTATGGCTAAGCGTTTGATCCAGTTTTGTAATAAAGAGGTTAAAAGTCCCCCTGTAAACTCACTTCTATGTGAAGGTTATAATTATTTGGGAGTATACAATAGTGAAATGCGGAATATTGATTCTTCAATTGTATGCTATAAGAGAGCAATTGAGCAAGCTTGCTATTCCTCAAAACCTTCTCAAATAGCAAACCTCTATATCAACATTGCGGATGTATATACTCAGAAAAGTGATTATGTAAGTAGTGTTTATTACTATAGACGGGCTTTGCAGGTTAGTGATTCTTTAAAAATTGTTGATCAACTTGCATTTCCAATATATTTTGGACTGGGGCAGGCATATTTTGGCATTGCGGAGTACGATTTATCCGATAGGTATTTCCGACAGGCTGAAAAGGGATTGGAGAATAGAACGTTGAGCGAGAAATTTACATTCTGCAACAATCGTGGGAACTACTATTACTATAAGGGGGAGTACGATGCAGCGCTACCCTGGTTCCAGAGGGCACGGGAATTGGTTCTTCCGCATGGCTACAAGTTTCATATCGCGTTATGCGAGGGAAATCTTGGCGATATACTCTGTAAACTTAATCAGTTCGATTCGGCATACTACTATCTCAATAATAGCTATAGCTATTTCAAATCCATCAATCATTACCCTTTCCTTTACTATTTAGCCACCGTAAATGCAGAGTTGGCTCTAAAACAAGGCAACCCAAAGCTTGCAGAGCAATGGATTCTTCAATACAGCAAAACCGATGGTATTGATCCGCAGTTTATTGCCCTCCGAAATAAACTCATGCAGCAATATTGCTACAATGTGGCAAAATATAGGCAAGCCTACGATTACCTGCTGCGCAATGTGCAAATTGATGATTCTATTCGATCGGAGCGGGTAAAGGGGCGTGTGGCTGAGTTGGATATGCGCTACAAGCAGGATACCTTATTGCTTCGTAAGAACTTGCTTATTCAGGAGCAGCAGACCGATTTGGAAAATTTGCGATTAACCAAGTATTTCTGGATATCGGTTTTTGTGGTGTTTTTATTGATAGGGACTTTTACATTCCTATACCTAAGGAAAAAGAACGACCTTCTTCGGTTAAAGCATCTAAACCAGATATCGAAATTGAGGATGGAGAGCGTGCGGAGCCGGATATCGCCCCACTTTGTATTCAATGTGCTTAATCACGAAATAATCTCGGAGAAGAATGAGGCGGAAAGATCTGAATTAAGAGGGTTGGTTAAACTTTTACGCCATAGCCTAGAGGTTACGGAGAGTCTTTGCGTTCCGCTAAGCAAGGAGTTGGATTTTGTAAAAACCTACATCAATATTGAAAGGAATAGCCTTGGCGATGATTTTGTTCTGCAATGGGAGGTAGATGAGAGAATTGATTGCGATGGGTTTATGCTCCCATCCATGATAGTTCAAATTCCTGTGGAGAATGCCATCAAGCATGCGTTGCGGGGTATGGATGGACAGAAGGAATTGCGTGTTGCTGTTGCTGGTATGGAATACGGCGTTGCAATCTCCATTACCGATAATGGTGTTGGATTCAATAGAGCGCCGGTGGAGCGCAAGGGAACGGGCACTGGCCTTAAGGTGATATATCAAACCATAGAACTTTTGAATGCCCAAAACGAACAGAAAATAGAGTTTTCCATTTCAGCAGCCGATAATTCTGCTAATGGAACAAAAGTCTCGATATATATCCCGAAAAATTATTCGTATCAAATATAA
- a CDS encoding DNA-binding response regulator produces the protein MIDTVIIDDDPLCISHLLNSLTAYHEVCVAGTAQTATTGKELILKHKPALVFLDIELPDTTGLDLLRELNTTISWPMQVVFCTAYDKYLLDALRESAFDYILKPFDNDELNQVMERFISVHSQEKQAIPFSDEFARTFSGQTTLMITTIDGFRMLNLNQVGYFYYLNDKKRWVAALSDLTEIQLKKSTTACDILKYSNSFMRINRDQIINISYLSMVKGKECILYPPFDRAKGLVASNSFVGQLQERFNLM, from the coding sequence ATGATTGATACAGTTATTATTGATGACGATCCCCTGTGCATTAGCCATCTACTCAATTCGCTTACCGCTTATCACGAGGTATGTGTTGCCGGAACTGCCCAAACCGCCACGACGGGTAAAGAGTTAATTCTTAAGCATAAGCCAGCCCTTGTGTTCTTGGATATAGAGCTGCCCGATACAACTGGGCTGGACTTGCTACGGGAGTTAAATACTACAATCAGTTGGCCCATGCAGGTGGTGTTTTGTACAGCTTACGATAAGTACCTGCTCGATGCGCTCCGCGAGTCGGCTTTCGACTATATTTTAAAACCATTCGATAACGATGAACTGAACCAAGTGATGGAGCGGTTTATCAGCGTACACAGTCAGGAAAAGCAAGCCATTCCGTTTAGCGATGAGTTTGCCCGGACGTTTTCGGGGCAAACAACATTGATGATAACCACCATTGATGGGTTCCGAATGCTTAACCTCAATCAGGTGGGGTACTTCTACTACCTAAACGATAAGAAGCGATGGGTGGCAGCACTATCGGATTTAACCGAAATTCAGCTGAAAAAAAGCACAACCGCTTGCGATATACTAAAGTACTCCAATTCATTCATGCGGATTAACCGCGATCAAATAATCAATATATCGTACCTATCCATGGTCAAGGGAAAGGAGTGCATTCTTTATCCCCCGTTCGACAGAGCGAAAGGACTGGTGGCCAGTAACAGCTTTGTTGGTCAATTGCAGGAGCGTTTCAACTTAATGTAA